In one window of Mercurialis annua linkage group LG4, ddMerAnnu1.2, whole genome shotgun sequence DNA:
- the LOC126678507 gene encoding serine/threonine-protein phosphatase 7 long form homolog, with translation MAAAHDHMQPGPERPALLFLQHDHISQDVWDGTGSDEGFLSRASCTTRRSAVLPFARLDHRIRSMIEPTGFAGCFAMRHYSVDMQLITALVERWRPETHTFHLPGGECTVTLQDVAIQTGLPVDGHAVTGGIVHDWAAVAERVLGIPAGRYPKKPANSTVQTSWILESFPDFGALPDQATDELVHRYTRAYLLLAVTGLCFTDLGSGKTLLRILPLLEDLAAVRTYSWGSATLAYLYHELCSCSLRSANRRNMGGPLWILQLWALDRLRVIAPALADPTISPHLPLGDRWGGRRNASRAARHSLPDIRVRLDTSRYEDFIWQPYTDDMLDTIPAYCLDGRAIWRATVPLIYFHIVEWHQADRVLQQFGLQQGIPDAPLQDHSQHSLTLKSSSSWIQTHSHYIRVWDDRLRFVISGQPLQDPPHYHSEYMDWFRYVTRRWITRQGAELGAQADFVERVRRDAPVDTELRRFAASTQRGTREDRRDVTSPPIEPSIPPHRLPVIPDAPIDPTTLRHRRRQRRHPPAPPQRPTDPMPPPVVFHPFRGHYYYAGSSSAPPPFSSGPPSSSGQFYGDSAHHYFEGSCSYPVPPGPSSPFVPPPPAYVPPTVPPFQVQWDQPTQGTQDFPASQGLPQTPGTTDFLSYGSSWLGLDSMEAMMFRQQGEFVTPPPATTSTAIPQDQQGDDGADDEDADAGEGDGDGRPGRRYLTISTGRRANRNRNNLRSNLPVTSRYDDRTPR, from the exons ATGGCAGCTGCTCACGATCACATGCAGCCGGGTCCTGAAAGACCGGCGCTACTTTTTTTACAGCATGACCATATCTCTCAGGATGTCTGGGATGGCACG gGATCTGACGAGGGATTTCTGTCTCGCGCTAGCTGTACGACTAGAAGGAGCGCTGTTCTGCCGTTCGCTAGGTTGGACCACCGTATTCGGTCGATGATCGAGCCTACTGGATTTGCAGGCTGTTTTGCTATGCGTCACTACAGCGTCGACATGCAGCTGATCACAGCCCTTGTGGAGAGGTGGAGGCCGGAGACCCACACTTTTCACTTACCTGGCGGAGAGTGCACGGTTACACTACAGGACGTGGCCATTCAGACCGGATTACCAGTAGACGGTCATGCTGTTACAGGAGGTATTGTACATGATTGGGCTGCAGTGGCAGAGAGGGTTTTGGGGATTCCTGCGGGCAGATATCCTAAAAAGCCTGCAAATTCCACAGTCCAGACTTCTTGGATCCTAGAGAGTTTCCCCGACTTCGGTGCATTACCAGACCAGGCGACTGACGAGCTTGTCCATCGGTACACACGGGCGTATCTCTTGCTCGCTGTCACAGGATTGTGCTTCACTGACCTCGGTAGTGGAAAGACTTTGTTACGGATTCTTCCACTTTTAGAGGACTTGGCGGCAGTTCGGACCTACAGCTGGGGATCGGCGACACTGGCTTACTTATATCACGAGCTTTGCTCATGTTCGTTGCGGTCTGCGAATCGCCGCAACATGGGCGGGCCGTTGTGGATACTGCAGTTGTGGGCATTGGACCGACTTAGAGTTATTGCTCCCGCTCTTGCCGATCCCACTATTTCACCACATCTACCACTGGGCGACAG ATGGGGAGGCCGGAGAAACGCCAGCCGTGCGGCTCGACACTCGCTGCCTGACATCCGTGTTCGGCTTGACACATCTCGCTACGAAGAT TTTATCTGGCAGCCGTACACTGATGATATGCTGGACACTATCCCAGCGTATTGTTTAGATGGGCGCGCTATTTGGCGGGCCACAGTTCcacttatttattttcatattgtgGAGTGGCACCAGGCAGACAGAGTTCTGCAGCAGTTCGGATTGCAGCAGGGTATTCCAGACGCCCCACTTCAGGACCACTCACAACACTCCCTTACCCTGAAGAGCAGCTCATCTTGGATCCAGACACACTCTCACTACATTCGTGTGTGGGACGACCGGCTCCGGTTTGTAATTTCAGGACAGCCCCTCCAGGACCCACCTCATTATCATTCCGagtatatggattggtttcggtaTGTCACGCGTCGCTGGATCACACGACAGGGCGCTGAGCTCGGAGCAcag GCCGATTTTGTGGAGCGTGTACGTAGGGATGCTCCTGTTGACACTGAGCTTCGGCGGTTCGCAGCCAGCACACAGAGAGGCACTAGAGAGGACCGCCGTGATGTTACATCGCCCCCTATCGAGCCTTCTATACCGCCGCATCGACTACCAGTCATACCTGACGCGCCGATAGATCCGACTACACTGCGACATCGACGGCGACAGCGGCGTCACCCCCCTGCACCACCTCAGCGTCCGACTGATCCTATGCCTCCCCCAGTGGTTTTTCATCCTTTCAGAGGGCATTACTATTACGCGGGGTCCAGCTCTGCACCGCCACCCTTTTCATCGggtcctccttcttcttctggCCAGTTTTACGGGGATTCGGCACATCACTATTTTGAGGGGTCGTGTTCATATCCAGTGCCACCAGGACCTTCTTCGCCTTTTGTTCCACCGCCGCCTGCTTATGTACCACCTACGGTGCCTCCTTTTCAGGTGCAGTGGGATCAGCCTACACAGGGTACACAGGACTTTCCAGCTTCACAGGGACTTCCACAGACACCTGGGACTACAGACTTTCTGTCATATGGTAGCAGTTGGTTAGGTCTAGACAGCATGGAGGCGATGATGTTCCGCCAACAAGGAGAATTTGTTACCCCGCCACCAGCAACGACGAGTACGGCCATTCCCCAGGACCAGCAGGGTGACGACGGAGCCGACGACGAGGACGCCGATGCAGGAGAGGGAGATGGTGATGGTCGCCCAGGTCGACGTTACCTCACCATCAGTACAGGCCGTCGGGCGAACCGTAACAGAAACAACTTGCGCTCGAACCTCCCGGTAACTAGCAGATATGACGATAGGACTCCTAGGTGA
- the LOC126678508 gene encoding uncharacterized protein LOC126678508 encodes MFDLIITNNGVCTGTPIENNPQFRTFKHMFWTYEPVVKGFQYCKPVVYIDGTHTYGKYEMTLLIASAIEGNNHIMPIAFAIVKSETAASWRYFMRMLKRYVLGERKVCIISDRGSGIMSAMEGPEWAGDTHKWCIRHLVSNFHNAFKKKYLKKLAEKAGRAYQEHKRDRYMSLIEADSPEGYAYLDRLDVRKWSMSGDTSGMRHGVMTTNYAESVNAMLKNIRGLPITAMLEAIFNKVNSVFIKHVNDYKMWLASGFMWTPVCAHRIETWENKSKTHTASQFNVAQKVFNVLTQCDNVRQKGGNTQQVRLLNGTCTCGKFQQWKIPCSHAIAACNQYGENYRDYISWYYKCEYGILAWSSVSFEPLWNRNRWINSAEIPFVPNRQWMRKKGRPVESRRRNEMDQTFRDRRNSNYCRRCLTYGHNLSSCPFRVQ; translated from the exons atgttcgatttaataattactaataacGGTGTATGCACAGGTACACCAATTGAAAACAATCCACAATTCAGAACTTTCAAGCATATGTTTTGGACTTACGAGCCAGTGGTGAAGGGTTTTCAGTATTGCAAGCCTGTGGTGTACATCGACGGCACCCACACATATGGAAAATACGAAATGACTTTGTTGATTGCTTCTGCAATTGAAGGGAACAATCACATCATGCCGATAGCTTTTGCCATTGTGAAGTCGGAAACTGCCGCATCCTGGAGGTATTTCATGAGGATGTTGAAGAGGTATGTTTTGGGTGAGCGAAAGGTGTGTATCATATCTGATCGCGGCTCCGGTATTATGAGTGCCATGGAGGGGCCTGAGTGGGCGGGTGATACCCACAAGTGGTGTATTAGACACCTAGTGAGCAACTTCCACAACGCCTTCAAGAAAAAATATCTCAAAAAGCTTGCTGAAAAAGCTG GACGCGCATACCAAGAGCATAAAAGAGATCGGTACATGTCATTGATAGAGGCGGATTCACCTGAGGGTTATGCGTATCTTGACCGCCTTGATGTTAGAAAATGGAGCATGAGTGGCGACACGTCTGGAATGCGGCATGGTGTGATGACAACAAACTACGCTGAGTCGGTCAACGCGATGTTAAAGAACATTCGGGGGCTCCCTATCACAGCCATGTTGGAAGCAATATTTAACAAGGTCAATTCCGTATTCATTAAGCATGTGAACGACTATAAAATGTGGTTGGCATCCGGTTTCATGTGGACTCCAGTCTGTGCACACAGAATTGAGACTTGGGAAAATAAGTCAAAGACTCATACGGCTTCACAGTTCAACGTGGCACAGAAGGTATTCAATGTCTTGACCCAGTGCGACAATGTAAGACAAAAGGGTGGCAATACACAGCAAGTTCGTCTACTGAACGGGACATGCACCTGTGGAAAATTTCAACAATGGAAAATTCCGTGCTCCCATGCGATAGCTGCCTGCAACCAATATGGAGAGAACTACCGTGACTACATTTCATGGTATTACAAATGCGAGTATGGAATCTTAGCGTGGAGCTCTGTTTCATTTGAACCCTTATGGAATCGAAATCGTTGGATCAATTCCGCTGAAATTCCATTTGTTCCTAACAGACAGTGGATGAGGAAGAAGGGTAGGCCGGTTGAGAGTAGGCGTAGGAATGAAATGGACCAGACATTTAGGGACAGGCGGAATAGCAACTACTGTAGAAGATGTCTTACATATGGTCATAACCTTAGTTCATGTCCTTTTAGAGTTCAGTGA
- the LOC126678509 gene encoding uncharacterized protein LOC126678509: MTTNELPALKIYWDGTILSTPGGVDYVSGKSELVELTSVVNFAQLQVVIRRVIGLKDGDEIVKIYLRVPRFDEHGRFQKYDGFPMETDVHMQAMWRNVSRTPQMRVLEFYIVYNPLSQVRADVDDSVDVDDCADVDDCADVDDGDDFSDEDEEEEHFYGAVADDNEDDDDDDIGGDNGDGTHGENVGGGSEQNTDHFESRLPHEYTHQNVDDMCVNMNLWPKENAIWEAGKEFELGMVFSSRYAVQTCAASYHIAANKEYKSSVTNGKTIVLVCVNNDTCNWRLRASLLKGESDWIITRYNGPHQCSGQSMNQDHRNLRARQIAEHIDTQLHLQRDIRIKTLQEGIFQKLRVRPGYKKTWYAKEKAIANSLACYR; encoded by the exons ATGACGACAAATGAGCTGCCAGCCCTAAAAATTTATTGGGATGGTACAATATTATCGACTCCGGGTGGAGTTGATTATGTTTCTGGTAAATCAGAACTGGTTGAGCTGACGAGTGTAGTGAATTTTGCACAACTACAAGTCGTAATTAGAAGGGTAATTGGGCTGAAGGATGGTGACGAGATAGTGAAGATTTATCTACGAGTGCCTCGGTTCGATGAACATggaagatttcaaaaatatgatgGTTTTCCTATGGAGACAGATGTTCATATGCAAGCAATGTGGCGTAATGTTTCGCGGACGCCACAAATGAGGGTACTTGAGTTTTATATTGTGTACAATCCGTTATCTCAAGTAcgtgcggatgtagacgactCTGTGGATGTAGACGAttgtgcggatgtagacgactgtgcggatgtagacgatGGTGATGATTTTAGTGATGAggatgaggaagaagaacactTCTACGGGGCCGTTGCTGATGACAacgaggatgatgatgatgatgacatcGGTGGTGATAATGGAGATGGCACACATGGTGAGAATGTCGGTGGTGGGTCGGAACAAAATACAGATCATTTTGAGTCGCGCCTTCCTCATGAGTACACGCATCAGAATGTTGACGACATGTGTGTCAATATGAATCTGTGGcctaaagaaaatgcaatatgGGAAGCAGGCAAAGAGTTTGAATTGGGGATGGTTTTTAGTTCGAGGTATGCTGTCCAGACATGCGCGGCGAGTTATCACATTGCAGCTAATAAAGAATACAAGAGCAGTGTAACAAATGGTAAAACAATAGTTCTTGTGTGTGTGAACAATGACACTTGCAATTGGAGGTTGCGTGCGTCGCTTTTGAAAGGCGAGTCAGACTGGATAATAACAAGATATAACGGCCCCCACCAATGCAGCGGCCAATCAATGAACCAAGACCATCGCAATTTAAGAGCGCGACAGATAGCTGAACACATCGACACGCAATTGCATCTGCAACGTGACATTAGGATTAAAACGCTTCAAGAGggcatttttcaaaaattgcgaGTTAGGCCCGGATACAAAAAAACATGGTATGCCAAGGAAAAGGCCATTGCAAACAG TCTGGCATGCTAccgataa